From Natronincola ferrireducens, the proteins below share one genomic window:
- a CDS encoding sigma-54 interaction domain-containing protein — MSISSAEYIHQEKLLLEQMFNFMPIHVFLIDDKRNIHFCNHYFQRCFCKEKKFCPKGLMGFQAINCTATKTILNQITATKKGDFCLIQGQKYLIKVQSLEGRIPLNMYILQETSQLENQLLKNSNLSQSSHHSSFQYPQFKSQSPHCSSSPPINSSMKTKSEKVQSIIKLAQRVAKSDIKILIQGETGVGKEVLARLIYENSDRNKKPFVKVNCGAITESLLESELFGYENGAFTGAKKQGKKGLFEQANKGTLFLDEIGELPMQLQVKLLRVLQENEIVRVGGENVIKVDVRIIAATNRNLKEEVDKGRFRMDLFYRLNVVPIIIPPLRDRKEDIKYLTSIFTKKYNSKYEENKQITNEAMNMLLDYHWPGNVRELENFIERCIITTQNNEIKVQHVIKYFNEMGQNFNSLYEENTLKKPLKDSLEDLEKTILMQAIEKYDSLLEMSQILKIDPTTVSRKLKKYGIVY, encoded by the coding sequence ATGTCAATTTCTTCGGCAGAATACATTCATCAAGAAAAACTCTTGTTGGAGCAAATGTTTAATTTTATGCCGATCCATGTTTTTTTAATCGATGATAAAAGAAATATTCATTTCTGCAATCACTATTTTCAAAGGTGTTTTTGTAAAGAAAAAAAGTTCTGTCCAAAAGGACTTATGGGTTTTCAAGCTATTAACTGTACCGCAACAAAAACAATCTTAAATCAAATCACTGCAACAAAAAAAGGAGATTTCTGTTTAATTCAAGGACAGAAATATTTAATTAAAGTTCAGTCTCTAGAAGGACGTATTCCTTTAAACATGTATATTTTACAAGAAACCTCACAACTAGAAAATCAATTGTTAAAAAACAGTAATTTATCTCAATCATCCCATCATTCTTCATTTCAATATCCTCAGTTTAAATCTCAATCTCCACACTGTAGTTCTTCTCCACCGATAAATTCTTCAATGAAGACAAAATCCGAAAAAGTTCAATCAATTATCAAACTAGCCCAAAGGGTTGCAAAATCAGATATTAAAATCCTGATCCAAGGAGAAACAGGGGTTGGTAAAGAAGTCTTAGCTAGACTAATTTATGAAAACAGCGATCGTAATAAAAAGCCTTTTGTCAAGGTAAACTGTGGAGCAATCACAGAAAGTTTATTGGAGTCGGAGTTATTTGGCTACGAAAATGGAGCTTTTACAGGAGCAAAAAAACAGGGTAAAAAGGGATTATTTGAACAAGCCAATAAAGGCACGCTTTTCTTGGACGAAATTGGAGAACTTCCAATGCAATTGCAGGTAAAGCTCCTAAGAGTCCTCCAAGAAAATGAAATTGTGAGGGTAGGAGGAGAAAATGTCATCAAGGTTGATGTTAGAATTATAGCCGCTACAAATAGAAATTTAAAAGAGGAAGTAGATAAAGGACGATTCCGGATGGATCTGTTCTATCGCTTGAATGTTGTTCCCATCATTATTCCTCCTCTAAGAGATAGGAAGGAGGATATCAAATATTTAACCTCCATTTTTACTAAAAAGTATAATTCAAAATATGAAGAAAATAAACAAATTACTAATGAAGCTATGAATATGCTATTGGACTATCATTGGCCTGGAAACGTGAGGGAATTGGAAAATTTTATCGAGCGTTGTATTATAACAACCCAGAACAATGAAATAAAAGTCCAGCATGTTATTAAATATTTCAATGAAATGGGTCAAAATTTCAATTCTCTATATGAAGAAAATACCTTAAAAAAGCCCTTGAAGGATTCTCTTGAAGATTTAGAAAAAACTATCTTAATGCAAGCAATAGAAAAATATGATAGCTTATTAGAAATGTCCCAAATTCTAAAAATTGATCCTACTACTGTTTCTAGAAAGCTAAAAAAGTATGGTATTGTTTACTAA
- a CDS encoding saccharopine dehydrogenase family protein — protein sequence MKILLIGTGGVGEAIAKITKKYDPNAEWMTKMVLANLNIEKANELASKLNDAERYPVEYLDATNKEAIKSLAKKYDIDVIMNCCDPTLNESIFDAALECDCNYVDMAMTLSIQHPTDPYNQSYIKLGDYQFAKGEEWKNKGKLALVGSGADPGMSDVFARYAEKHLFDEIEEIGVRDGGNLETEGHSVSFGFSIWTTIEECLNPPLIWEREKGWYAVEPFFEPEIFHFPEGIGDVEIVNVEHEEVSLIPRYIDKGLKKVTFKYGLGRDFIQALKYLQALNLDRKDIEIEVGGEKISPRSFVAKAAPNPATLGEKMTGKTCVGTWIKGKKDGLERQVYLYQATDNQEVMKRIGSQAVVTQTAYPTVIMLELLAKGIWSGAGVESPEAFDPDPFVERMEAYDFIGGLMEMESEYLQTIERDKIKEPLLKVVTAE from the coding sequence ATGAAGATTCTCTTAATAGGCACAGGTGGTGTCGGAGAAGCAATTGCTAAGATTACGAAAAAATATGATCCAAATGCAGAGTGGATGACAAAAATGGTTTTAGCTAATTTGAATATTGAAAAAGCAAATGAATTAGCTTCAAAACTTAATGATGCAGAAAGATATCCTGTAGAATATTTGGATGCTACAAATAAGGAGGCTATAAAATCTCTAGCAAAGAAATATGATATAGATGTAATTATGAATTGCTGTGATCCTACACTAAATGAAAGTATTTTTGATGCTGCATTAGAGTGTGACTGCAATTATGTAGACATGGCTATGACCTTATCAATACAACATCCGACAGACCCCTATAATCAATCCTATATTAAGCTTGGGGACTATCAATTTGCTAAAGGAGAAGAGTGGAAAAACAAAGGCAAACTGGCCCTTGTTGGAAGTGGAGCAGATCCAGGAATGTCAGATGTATTTGCTCGATATGCTGAAAAGCATTTATTTGATGAAATAGAAGAAATTGGTGTTAGGGATGGCGGTAATTTAGAAACTGAGGGACATTCGGTTTCCTTTGGATTTTCCATCTGGACAACTATTGAAGAGTGTTTAAATCCCCCATTAATCTGGGAAAGGGAAAAGGGCTGGTATGCAGTAGAACCATTCTTTGAACCGGAAATATTTCATTTTCCAGAAGGAATTGGAGATGTTGAGATAGTAAATGTTGAACATGAAGAGGTATCCCTTATACCTAGATACATAGATAAAGGACTTAAGAAAGTAACCTTTAAATATGGACTCGGCAGAGATTTTATACAGGCACTAAAATATTTACAAGCACTAAACCTTGATAGAAAAGATATAGAGATAGAAGTAGGAGGGGAGAAAATATCTCCAAGAAGTTTTGTAGCAAAGGCAGCTCCTAATCCTGCCACCCTAGGAGAAAAAATGACGGGTAAAACCTGTGTAGGAACATGGATAAAAGGTAAAAAGGATGGATTAGAACGACAAGTATACCTATATCAGGCTACTGATAACCAGGAAGTCATGAAAAGAATAGGGTCACAGGCAGTTGTGACACAAACCGCTTATCCTACAGTTATTATGCTGGAATTATTAGCAAAAGGAATTTGGTCTGGAGCAGGAGTAGAGTCACCAGAAGCCTTTGATCCCGATCCTTTCGTAGAAAGAATGGAGGCCTATGACTTTATAGGGGGCTTGATGGAAATGGAATCAGAATATTTACAGACAATAGAAAGAGATAAGATAAAAGAACCCTTATTAAAAGTCGTTACAGCTGAATAA
- a CDS encoding sodium:solute symporter family transporter — MGDVILFEGYANIILIFLVVYIIGIVLVGIYYSKKINDSDDHALAGRGLTFPYLVASVTATWICAGALMGATGAAYLYGMQGVIFDPWSPFLTLLIIGFFLAYRLRRAQYTTMVDFFESRLGRKMAVIYMIMQLIAGFSWIAGQLVALGIIIFMTTGFSLQVSIVIATIAIIMVTYAGGLWALSRLDAFALILIIAGLLVLFPAVINGVGGWSNFVETATVYDDLPAFAMTPVSGERGFLWYTGPFGILLYLGAWLGVGLGDTNCTTLTQRILAAKDEKTATYGFLTSGVLYLFLGLIPATIGIALYTWGIRVRPDNAEYLLLWATSHFLPSWGGVLFVLAMAAVIVSTCGENILVDATLMGHNIYRYFKPNATKKDTLKAIRISVPIVGLGAMAIGLFFGTVYKLIVFAGAVLLPTVTVAYFGGLFWKKANHTGSVWSFITGTISWILFFLYAFPHTKVANTGMLVKGEPWMEEAIWDALYIAVIPAFIVSAVTLVVVSLLTAKSDPPKPIVDADGNSMENTPLFYWSKNAKKYLAKND; from the coding sequence TTGGGTGATGTTATTTTATTTGAAGGCTATGCAAACATTATATTGATTTTTTTAGTTGTCTATATTATTGGAATTGTCCTTGTGGGGATATATTACTCTAAAAAAATTAATGATTCTGATGATCATGCTTTAGCTGGTAGAGGCTTAACCTTTCCCTATTTGGTAGCGTCAGTTACTGCTACTTGGATATGTGCTGGGGCTTTAATGGGTGCAACAGGCGCCGCCTATCTTTATGGTATGCAGGGGGTTATTTTTGATCCATGGTCACCTTTTTTAACGCTACTTATCATTGGATTTTTCTTGGCCTATCGATTGCGAAGAGCCCAGTATACCACTATGGTTGATTTCTTTGAATCAAGATTAGGAAGAAAAATGGCAGTTATCTATATGATTATGCAGTTAATCGCAGGCTTCAGCTGGATAGCAGGACAATTAGTTGCTCTAGGCATTATTATCTTCATGACAACCGGATTCTCCCTTCAGGTTTCCATTGTCATCGCCACCATTGCCATCATCATGGTAACCTATGCTGGTGGTCTATGGGCACTGTCTCGGCTAGATGCCTTTGCTCTAATACTGATTATCGCTGGTCTACTGGTGTTATTCCCCGCTGTTATAAATGGCGTTGGGGGATGGAGTAACTTTGTAGAAACAGCAACCGTCTACGATGATCTTCCAGCCTTTGCAATGACCCCCGTATCAGGAGAAAGAGGATTTTTATGGTATACCGGTCCTTTTGGGATTTTATTGTATCTTGGTGCTTGGCTTGGTGTGGGCTTGGGGGATACCAACTGTACTACATTGACCCAAAGGATTTTAGCTGCTAAGGATGAAAAAACCGCTACCTATGGCTTCTTAACAAGTGGTGTTTTATATTTGTTTTTAGGTTTAATTCCTGCTACGATTGGTATCGCCCTATACACTTGGGGGATAAGGGTAAGACCAGATAATGCCGAATACCTATTGCTATGGGCAACAAGTCACTTCCTGCCAAGCTGGGGGGGCGTACTGTTTGTTCTAGCAATGGCTGCAGTTATCGTTAGTACATGTGGTGAAAATATTCTAGTGGATGCTACTTTGATGGGTCATAATATCTATCGGTACTTTAAACCCAATGCTACTAAGAAAGATACTTTAAAGGCAATTAGAATCTCCGTCCCTATCGTAGGTCTAGGAGCCATGGCTATTGGTCTGTTTTTCGGTACAGTTTACAAGCTCATTGTTTTTGCTGGAGCAGTATTATTGCCTACTGTAACGGTAGCATACTTTGGGGGGTTGTTCTGGAAGAAGGCAAATCATACTGGATCAGTTTGGTCCTTTATTACAGGTACAATATCTTGGATCCTATTTTTTCTTTACGCTTTTCCCCATACAAAAGTGGCAAATACTGGTATGCTTGTAAAGGGTGAGCCCTGGATGGAGGAGGCTATTTGGGATGCCCTCTACATTGCTGTTATACCTGCTTTTATCGTTAGTGCTGTTACATTAGTTGTAGTCTCTCTATTAACAGCTAAATCCGATCCACCTAAACCAATTGTAGATGCTGATGGCAACAGTATGGAAAATACACCTCTGTTTTATTGGTCAAAAAATGCAAAGAAATACTTGGCAAAAAATGATTAA
- a CDS encoding TolB family protein — protein sequence MNHWKPGQFAKILLALMLIVALLVLTGCGGGTGDTTAPSEESQEEVVDRDDDEDVDRKKGFAHFADEWVVPTIQPPLEFVGNDGFDEQILCSTGPTIVTISPEGDFLRRIVSSGKGYYDYPVLSPDGTRFVVNADYHEFIEPWEMMLLGDMDTGELIELEAAGDYYYYPASWNHDGTKVIYTAYDEDWLANIYYVDVDTMESGIFLDLAELPIDREVVETAKLHPNKNILYFIALPEGEEDYGVFKYDLDEGVLEQVWTTEEEYVYDIAISPRDDLLAISAGMGITEEDMSTMGLYLVYPEENKDELLFWEEDVQPIGVSFSPCGKYLAFDADTRVIENTWSIYIYDVDGRDGKLITRYIYDSHIEPFSPSWGIIP from the coding sequence ATGAATCATTGGAAACCTGGACAGTTTGCAAAAATATTATTAGCTCTTATGTTAATAGTAGCTCTATTGGTTTTAACAGGCTGTGGAGGAGGTACAGGAGATACTACAGCACCATCAGAAGAATCTCAAGAGGAAGTCGTCGATAGAGATGACGATGAAGATGTCGATAGGAAAAAAGGATTTGCACATTTTGCTGATGAATGGGTGGTTCCTACAATTCAACCGCCACTGGAGTTTGTAGGCAATGATGGATTCGATGAACAAATACTATGCTCTACAGGACCTACCATCGTTACGATTAGTCCAGAAGGAGATTTTTTAAGGAGAATAGTTTCTTCAGGAAAAGGCTACTATGATTATCCTGTTTTATCCCCTGATGGTACACGTTTTGTTGTTAATGCTGATTATCACGAGTTTATAGAGCCCTGGGAGATGATGCTTTTGGGGGATATGGATACTGGCGAATTGATTGAACTGGAAGCGGCAGGCGATTACTACTACTACCCAGCATCATGGAATCATGATGGTACAAAAGTTATTTATACTGCCTATGATGAAGATTGGTTGGCCAACATTTATTACGTAGATGTTGATACAATGGAAAGCGGTATATTTCTTGATTTAGCAGAGCTGCCAATTGATCGTGAGGTTGTAGAGACTGCAAAGCTCCATCCTAATAAAAACATTCTTTATTTTATCGCCCTACCTGAAGGTGAAGAAGATTATGGGGTCTTTAAGTATGATTTAGATGAAGGAGTCCTAGAGCAAGTATGGACGACGGAAGAAGAGTATGTGTATGACATTGCCATTTCGCCTAGAGATGATCTGTTAGCCATAAGTGCAGGTATGGGCATAACGGAAGAAGATATGTCAACAATGGGTCTATACCTAGTTTATCCAGAGGAAAATAAAGATGAATTGTTGTTCTGGGAGGAGGATGTCCAGCCTATAGGAGTTAGTTTTTCACCCTGCGGTAAATATCTAGCCTTTGATGCAGATACGCGAGTAATTGAAAACACATGGAGTATTTATATTTATGATGTCGATGGAAGAGATGGAAAATTAATTACTCGATATATTTATGATTCCCATATAGAGCCATTTTCACCAAGCTGGGGTATCATTCCCTAA
- a CDS encoding saccharopine dehydrogenase family protein, with protein MKALLVGVGAVGEAIVKILSKRDTEGKWLEKMVLADYDFEKAKSISEELQNSKRFPAEFLDASDKEEIINMIKKHEVDFVLNGSPPYLNNNIFDAAFEAGVKYLDMGLYSNPYPAESSTKGYIEWMGDYSFKKAKEWEEKNLLAILGAGIDPGVADVFAKFAAKHIFDELEEIGVKDGNNITVKDLDIAFGFSIWTVIDEVLNPPVVWERDKGWYTVEPFSGIETFDFPEGIGPQKLINCEHEEVVFIPKYIDKGLKKVSFKIGLGDEMIQALKVIRGLGMDKKEKYIVDGVEVSPRDVVASIAPSPAELRDKMEGKMCVGIHVKGKKDGKKREIFMYQYLDHKDAMERVGCQVVVTQTAFGACIATELVAKEIWQGKGVHCPEYFEPEPFLKLMQEYEYPFRILEMDSEYKKSRDEFELNQILDEVAISKE; from the coding sequence ATGAAAGCATTATTAGTTGGTGTAGGAGCAGTTGGGGAAGCGATTGTCAAAATCCTAAGCAAGAGAGATACTGAAGGTAAATGGTTAGAAAAAATGGTTTTAGCTGATTACGATTTTGAAAAGGCAAAAAGCATATCAGAAGAATTACAAAATTCTAAAAGATTTCCTGCAGAATTTTTAGACGCATCAGATAAAGAGGAAATTATTAATATGATTAAAAAACATGAGGTTGATTTTGTTTTAAATGGATCACCACCATATCTTAACAATAATATTTTTGATGCAGCCTTTGAAGCTGGAGTAAAATATTTAGATATGGGTCTCTATTCTAATCCCTACCCCGCGGAGAGTTCAACAAAGGGGTATATTGAATGGATGGGAGATTATAGCTTTAAAAAAGCTAAGGAATGGGAAGAAAAAAATCTTTTAGCTATCCTAGGAGCAGGGATTGATCCTGGAGTAGCCGATGTATTTGCCAAATTTGCAGCCAAGCATATTTTTGATGAACTAGAGGAAATAGGGGTAAAGGATGGAAATAATATTACAGTGAAGGATTTAGATATAGCCTTTGGTTTTTCTATTTGGACAGTTATTGATGAAGTGCTGAATCCTCCAGTAGTATGGGAACGAGATAAAGGTTGGTATACAGTAGAACCTTTCTCAGGCATAGAAACCTTTGATTTTCCAGAGGGAATAGGCCCTCAAAAATTGATCAATTGTGAACATGAGGAAGTAGTATTTATACCTAAGTATATTGATAAAGGTTTAAAAAAGGTTAGCTTTAAAATAGGCTTGGGAGATGAAATGATTCAAGCACTAAAGGTAATTCGAGGATTAGGAATGGATAAAAAAGAAAAGTATATAGTAGATGGAGTGGAGGTTTCACCAAGGGATGTAGTAGCTTCCATCGCTCCTAGCCCTGCTGAACTCAGGGATAAAATGGAAGGGAAAATGTGTGTTGGAATTCATGTAAAAGGTAAGAAGGATGGGAAAAAACGAGAGATTTTTATGTATCAATATCTAGATCATAAAGACGCAATGGAACGAGTAGGATGTCAGGTAGTAGTAACTCAGACGGCTTTTGGAGCTTGCATTGCTACTGAATTGGTTGCAAAAGAAATATGGCAGGGTAAAGGTGTTCACTGCCCTGAGTACTTTGAACCAGAGCCCTTCTTAAAATTGATGCAGGAATATGAATATCCCTTTAGGATTTTAGAAATGGACTCTGAATACAAAAAGAGTCGAGATGAATTTGAGTTAAACCAAATTCTTGATGAGGTGGCAATCTCTAAAGAATAA
- a CDS encoding sigma-54 interaction domain-containing protein: MVKDSRKLEAALHKTQKEVRMLNEIIENLSDGIYITDGEGNTLRVNRTYEKMAGLKGEELMGKNMKDLVEEGYFSQSATLQVLKLKTPATVMYTVKTGKRLLAKGVPVFDKNDRIKMIVNNVWDLTAIYNLESETIATKTKLQEEEGNFIFHSEAMDKVVELARKASKVNSNILILGESGVGKDVIAKLIHNASNYKGDYIKINCAAIPEHLLESELFGYEEGSFTGAKKEGKPGMFELAHRGTIFLDEIAEIPIHLQAKLLRVIQEKEVIRIGGTKQIDVDARIIAATNRELEIMVREGKFREDLYYRLNVVPIRIPPLRQRKEDIIPLVHYFTKLFNKKYHFHKSFSKETLEIFYHYKWHGNVRELQNIIERLVVVTDKDLIIKVDVEGILNLQYDHDNITAEDQLKDAVKKLESKLIKEALKNHKSTRKAAKKLGIDQSTLVRKIKKYGIKYDEISHQNDAF; the protein is encoded by the coding sequence ATGGTAAAGGATTCAAGGAAGCTGGAGGCAGCACTACATAAGACACAAAAAGAAGTAAGAATGCTTAATGAAATTATAGAAAATCTTAGTGATGGAATTTATATTACTGATGGTGAAGGTAATACTTTAAGGGTGAACAGAACCTATGAAAAAATGGCAGGATTAAAGGGTGAAGAGCTTATGGGAAAAAATATGAAGGATTTGGTAGAGGAAGGATATTTTTCCCAATCTGCCACCCTACAGGTATTGAAGCTAAAGACCCCTGCTACTGTTATGTATACCGTCAAAACAGGCAAAAGACTTTTGGCTAAAGGGGTACCTGTTTTTGATAAAAATGACAGGATTAAAATGATTGTTAACAACGTATGGGATTTAACTGCCATCTATAACCTAGAAAGTGAAACAATTGCCACTAAAACAAAGCTTCAAGAGGAGGAAGGAAACTTTATTTTCCATAGTGAAGCTATGGATAAGGTGGTGGAGCTGGCTAGAAAAGCTTCGAAGGTAAATTCCAATATTTTAATACTAGGGGAATCTGGGGTAGGAAAAGATGTTATCGCCAAACTTATCCACAATGCTAGTAATTATAAAGGAGACTATATTAAGATAAACTGTGCCGCTATTCCAGAGCATTTATTAGAAAGTGAACTTTTTGGCTATGAGGAGGGGTCCTTTACTGGAGCTAAAAAGGAAGGGAAGCCTGGTATGTTTGAGTTGGCCCATAGGGGGACTATATTTTTAGATGAAATTGCAGAGATTCCTATACATTTACAGGCAAAGCTACTAAGGGTGATACAGGAAAAGGAAGTTATACGAATTGGAGGTACGAAACAGATAGATGTTGATGCAAGAATAATTGCTGCCACCAATCGAGAACTTGAAATAATGGTAAGGGAAGGGAAATTTAGGGAGGATTTATATTATCGATTGAATGTTGTTCCCATTAGGATACCACCATTACGACAAAGAAAAGAGGACATCATTCCTTTAGTCCATTATTTTACTAAACTGTTTAATAAAAAATATCATTTTCACAAGAGCTTTTCTAAAGAGACACTAGAAATATTTTACCACTATAAATGGCATGGAAATGTAAGGGAATTACAAAACATCATAGAACGTCTTGTTGTTGTAACTGATAAAGACCTAATCATTAAGGTTGATGTAGAAGGAATTCTTAATCTACAATATGATCATGATAATATTACTGCAGAGGATCAATTAAAGGATGCTGTTAAAAAGCTGGAAAGTAAGCTTATCAAGGAGGCTTTAAAAAATCATAAGTCCACAAGAAAAGCCGCTAAAAAACTAGGTATAGATCAGTCCACACTGGTGCGGAAGATTAAGAAGTATGGGATAAAATACGATGAAATATCACATCAAAACGATGCGTTTTAA
- the atoD gene encoding acetate CoA-transferase subunit alpha, with protein MSKIVELEKALEHIKDGMTVMIAGFMGIGTPETLVDGLIEKGVKDLFVICTDTARPETGIGKLIVNDRVKKLIASHIGTNPVTGQKMNAGEIDVTLVPQGTLAERIRAGGGGLGGFLTPTGIGTVVEEGKEKITVDGKEYLLELPLKADVALILGSKVDKTGNVWYRGAARNFNPLMATAADLVIVEAEEIVEVGEINPNDIVTSGIFVDYIVKGEK; from the coding sequence ATGAGTAAAATAGTAGAATTAGAAAAAGCATTGGAACATATAAAAGATGGAATGACAGTAATGATTGCTGGATTCATGGGGATAGGTACTCCAGAAACCCTTGTAGATGGGTTGATAGAAAAAGGAGTAAAGGACTTGTTTGTTATTTGTACAGACACAGCTAGACCCGAAACAGGTATCGGTAAATTAATCGTAAACGATAGGGTGAAAAAGTTAATCGCTTCTCATATAGGGACCAATCCAGTAACTGGACAAAAAATGAATGCTGGAGAAATTGATGTTACGCTAGTTCCTCAAGGAACATTGGCGGAGAGGATTAGAGCTGGTGGAGGAGGACTTGGAGGCTTCCTAACACCTACAGGTATTGGAACTGTTGTAGAAGAAGGAAAGGAAAAAATTACAGTAGATGGTAAGGAATATTTATTAGAATTACCCCTTAAAGCAGATGTTGCTTTAATTTTAGGAAGTAAGGTGGACAAAACAGGTAATGTTTGGTATAGAGGGGCTGCCAGAAACTTTAATCCTTTAATGGCTACGGCTGCTGATTTAGTCATTGTAGAGGCGGAAGAAATTGTAGAAGTGGGAGAAATTAATCCTAATGATATTGTAACTTCTGGAATTTTCGTAGACTATATTGTAAAGGGGGAAAAGTAA
- a CDS encoding 3-oxoacid CoA-transferase subunit B, which produces MDSRERIARRVAKELNDGDIVNLGIGMPTMVADYIADGVEVILQSENGFIGMGPAPKEGEEDKDIVNAGGMPITVKKGACFFDSATSFMIIRGGHVDATVLGALQVDEKGNLANWMIPGKMVPGMGGAMDLVVGAKKVIIAMEHTAKGRHKILKECTLPLTAVAEVDLIVTEMGVMEVTDKGLVLKELAEGVTIEEIQAATEAELIIDENLKPMAL; this is translated from the coding sequence ATGGATAGCAGAGAGAGAATTGCGAGAAGAGTTGCTAAAGAATTAAATGACGGAGATATAGTAAATCTTGGCATAGGTATGCCTACTATGGTGGCAGATTATATTGCTGATGGAGTAGAGGTTATTTTACAATCGGAAAACGGTTTCATAGGTATGGGACCAGCCCCAAAAGAAGGTGAAGAAGATAAAGATATCGTAAATGCAGGAGGAATGCCTATTACTGTTAAAAAGGGAGCTTGCTTTTTTGATAGTGCCACTTCTTTTATGATTATAAGGGGCGGCCATGTGGATGCTACTGTACTAGGAGCGCTACAGGTTGACGAAAAGGGTAATCTAGCCAACTGGATGATTCCTGGAAAAATGGTTCCTGGTATGGGGGGAGCTATGGACTTAGTAGTGGGGGCTAAAAAGGTTATCATTGCAATGGAACATACTGCAAAGGGAAGACATAAAATTTTAAAGGAGTGTACTTTACCCTTAACGGCAGTAGCTGAGGTAGACTTGATTGTGACAGAAATGGGTGTTATGGAAGTAACCGATAAAGGTTTAGTATTAAAGGAACTTGCAGAAGGTGTAACGATTGAAGAAATACAAGCTGCCACTGAAGCGGAATTAATTATTGATGAAAACTTAAAACCAATGGCTCTATAA
- a CDS encoding metal-dependent hydrolase has product MLARTHIALGMMTALFTAAYVGTSYFEGSKDFMTLLVVIIAALLPDLDMGTSSLAGKFGIIKANHIQRIWLGTLLILATLTVVYLRETPIFLGILFTLFLGAVFSKDFAQKGYYLLRNFVQAMVAIGFFGAAYYYKQPPLMGIGLILILLLFSKHRGLSHSIVFVIITFILVKSVSTYYDYRDYSILFTVSMISHILGDMFTKAGVMLLYPFNQKRIKFPLTIKTGGKLENVVFLLACFAAFRLIKLL; this is encoded by the coding sequence ATGTTAGCGAGAACCCATATAGCTTTGGGTATGATGACAGCATTGTTTACAGCAGCTTATGTAGGAACCTCTTATTTTGAAGGTTCTAAGGACTTTATGACACTACTGGTGGTGATTATAGCAGCCTTGTTGCCAGATTTAGATATGGGAACCTCTTCTCTAGCAGGAAAATTTGGTATAATAAAGGCCAACCATATTCAAAGGATTTGGTTGGGAACTTTATTGATTTTGGCAACCTTAACAGTGGTATATTTAAGAGAAACCCCTATTTTTCTAGGCATATTGTTTACTCTGTTTTTGGGGGCTGTGTTTTCTAAGGATTTTGCTCAAAAAGGATATTATCTATTGAGGAATTTTGTGCAGGCCATGGTGGCCATAGGCTTTTTTGGTGCTGCCTATTACTATAAGCAACCACCCTTGATGGGAATAGGACTTATACTGATTTTATTACTTTTCAGTAAGCATAGGGGTTTATCTCATTCTATTGTATTCGTGATTATTACCTTTATCCTTGTTAAGAGTGTTAGTACATATTACGATTATAGGGACTACAGTATATTGTTTACTGTAAGTATGATTTCTCATATTTTAGGAGATATGTTTACAAAGGCAGGAGTGATGCTCCTTTATCCCTTTAATCAAAAGAGAATAAAATTTCCTTTAACCATTAAAACAGGAGGGAAGTTAGAAAATGTCGTTTTTCTTTTAGCTTGTTTTGCAGCATTTCGTTTAATTAAGCTATTATAA
- a CDS encoding AzlD domain-containing protein, with the protein MTFFIVILSMAIVTFIPRLLPAFIMDKLNLPPWVNKWLKTIPYAALGALIFPGVLTVEATMPIIGLMGGVVAVALAFLKFHVIYVVFGSIFTVILMKALLL; encoded by the coding sequence ATGACTTTCTTCATTGTAATTTTAAGTATGGCTATAGTAACCTTTATTCCTAGATTGCTTCCGGCTTTTATTATGGATAAGTTAAATTTACCTCCTTGGGTTAACAAATGGCTAAAAACCATTCCTTATGCAGCTCTAGGTGCTTTAATTTTCCCAGGAGTTTTAACGGTGGAAGCTACTATGCCCATCATCGGTCTGATGGGGGGAGTTGTAGCTGTTGCTTTAGCCTTTTTAAAGTTTCATGTAATCTATGTGGTTTTTGGCTCTATTTTTACTGTTATATTAATGAAGGCTTTGTTGTTATAA